The proteins below come from a single Limnobaculum xujianqingii genomic window:
- a CDS encoding hydrogenase large subunit has translation MNISNETKVGHGYVEGLRQKFPSAIIDESWQTENQVTVTIKINMLPEVVEWLYYVQGGWISVLFGNDERPLNGHYAVYYVLSMEATVKSFVTVKVLVDDRTLEFPSVTPRVPACVWGEREVRDMYGLRPVGLPDERRLVLPDDWPDDIYPLRKDAMDYRERPDPTTKTETYQFVNEAGESRVVPIGPLHITSDEPGHFRLFVDGEDIVDADYRLFYVHRGMEKLAETRMGYDEVTFLADRVCGICGFTHSVAYANSVENALGIRVPERAQMIRTILLEVERLHSHLLNIGLSCHFVGFDTGFMQFFRVREKAMKMAEMLTGARKTYGLNLIGGVRRDILKEQRIQTIKMLQEMRAEVTRLVEILLETPNMHQRTSGVGVLDRKVARDYSPVGPVVRASGYHRDVRKVHPFTAYASIPFDMHVMEGCDVNSRVMIRIQEFFESIGIIEYALDNLPAGPLLVEGFSYKPHNFALGITEAPRGEDIHWSMLGDNQKLYRWRCRAATYANWPPLRYMLRGNTVSDAPLIIGSLDPCYSCTDRVTVVDVRKRKAQTVAYKEIERYGIERKNSPLK, from the coding sequence GTGAATATATCCAATGAAACCAAAGTCGGTCATGGCTATGTCGAAGGTTTAAGACAAAAATTTCCTTCAGCAATCATTGATGAAAGCTGGCAAACGGAAAATCAGGTTACCGTAACGATAAAAATCAACATGCTACCGGAAGTGGTGGAGTGGCTGTACTACGTACAGGGCGGTTGGATATCGGTGCTGTTTGGTAACGATGAACGCCCACTTAACGGACACTATGCCGTATATTACGTGCTCTCAATGGAAGCTACGGTCAAAAGCTTTGTCACGGTTAAAGTGTTGGTGGACGATCGCACATTGGAGTTCCCTTCGGTAACTCCCCGGGTTCCGGCCTGTGTATGGGGGGAACGGGAAGTTCGCGACATGTACGGTCTCCGCCCTGTGGGTTTACCTGATGAACGTCGTTTAGTGCTGCCTGATGACTGGCCGGACGATATCTATCCGTTACGCAAAGATGCAATGGACTATCGCGAACGCCCGGATCCAACCACTAAAACCGAAACCTACCAGTTTGTAAACGAGGCGGGAGAAAGCCGGGTAGTACCCATTGGCCCATTACATATTACCTCCGATGAACCGGGCCATTTCCGTCTGTTTGTTGATGGTGAAGACATCGTGGATGCGGATTATCGCCTGTTCTATGTTCACCGCGGCATGGAAAAACTGGCAGAAACCCGCATGGGTTATGACGAAGTTACATTTCTCGCCGACCGGGTATGTGGTATCTGCGGCTTTACCCATAGCGTCGCCTATGCCAATTCGGTAGAAAATGCGCTGGGTATCCGGGTACCAGAACGGGCTCAAATGATCCGTACCATTTTACTGGAGGTGGAACGACTACATAGCCATCTGCTGAATATTGGACTCTCCTGTCACTTTGTCGGCTTCGACACGGGCTTTATGCAATTTTTCCGCGTGCGTGAGAAAGCCATGAAAATGGCAGAAATGTTAACCGGTGCCCGTAAAACTTACGGTCTTAACCTGATTGGCGGTGTCCGGCGAGATATTCTGAAAGAACAGCGTATCCAGACCATCAAAATGCTACAGGAGATGCGCGCTGAAGTGACCCGTCTGGTAGAGATTCTGCTGGAAACGCCAAATATGCATCAGCGTACCAGCGGAGTGGGTGTGCTGGATCGTAAAGTCGCCCGTGATTACAGTCCGGTTGGCCCGGTGGTTCGTGCCAGCGGTTATCATCGTGACGTGCGTAAAGTTCATCCTTTCACTGCCTACGCCTCTATTCCTTTTGATATGCATGTGATGGAAGGTTGCGACGTTAATTCGCGGGTCATGATCCGTATTCAGGAGTTTTTTGAATCGATTGGCATTATTGAGTACGCACTGGATAATCTGCCGGCAGGTCCATTGTTGGTAGAAGGCTTTAGCTATAAGCCGCATAACTTTGCTCTGGGTATTACCGAAGCACCACGCGGTGAAGATATTCACTGGAGCATGCTGGGTGATAATCAAAAACTTTATCGCTGGCGCTGTCGTGCCGCAACCTATGCTAACTGGCCACCGCTACGTTATATGCTGCGGGGAAATACCGTATCCGATGCACCATTGATTATCGGCAGCCTTGACCCCTGCTACTCCTGCACCGATCGGGTCACCGTGGTTGATGTGCGCAAGCGCAAAGCTCAAACCGTTGCTTATAAAGAGATTGAACGGTATGGCATTGAGCGCAAGAACTCGCCGCTGAAATAA
- the hyfH gene encoding hydrogenase 4 subunit H: protein MFKLLKTILNVGDTTVKYPFKPYEVCPDFRGKPEYHAEQCIACAACTMACPANALTMSTDTVTGERKWLLFLGRCIFCGRCEEVCPTKAIRLSEDFELAVFNKQDLFQEAIFQLTDCQVCHQPFAPRKSIDYAISLLVQSGLSPEEAQTMRPLFETCPDCKRKHNSISAPGVTLGQHLNQEAAK from the coding sequence ATGTTTAAGTTATTAAAAACCATACTTAACGTCGGCGATACTACGGTTAAATATCCGTTTAAGCCCTACGAAGTTTGCCCTGACTTTCGCGGCAAGCCGGAATATCACGCAGAGCAATGCATCGCCTGTGCTGCTTGCACTATGGCCTGCCCGGCAAACGCCCTGACCATGAGCACCGATACCGTTACCGGTGAACGTAAGTGGTTACTATTCCTTGGTCGCTGTATCTTCTGCGGACGCTGCGAAGAAGTTTGCCCGACTAAAGCAATTCGTCTGTCGGAAGATTTTGAACTGGCGGTTTTCAATAAGCAGGACCTGTTCCAGGAAGCCATATTTCAACTGACCGATTGCCAGGTCTGCCATCAACCATTTGCTCCACGTAAATCTATCGATTACGCCATCTCTCTGTTGGTTCAGTCGGGTCTTTCCCCTGAAGAAGCGCAGACCATGCGCCCACTATTTGAAACCTGCCCGGACTGTAAACGAAAACATAACTCTATCAGCGCGCCGGGTGTGACCCTGGGGCAGCATCTGAATCAGGAGGCGGCTAAATGA
- a CDS encoding NADH-quinone oxidoreductase subunit B family protein, producing MNISVPDAVNGISTPITVDEQVAKLKKALLKDIQRSAYVYRVDCGGCNGCEIEIFGTITPVFDTERFGIKVVSSPRHADILLFTGAVTRAMRTPAIRAYESAPDPKICISYGACGCGGGIFHDLYCVWGGSDQIVPIDVYIPGCPPTPAATIYGFAMALGLLDQKLKLPDHTETAGEQSLLRFPSLPPELRVELEREARRMAGYRQGDDIAQTFMQLLTQDSPQPVDERIHHYLKQHDDPRLTEIVTNLQNICTPLINGK from the coding sequence ATGAATATCAGTGTTCCGGACGCAGTTAACGGTATCTCAACGCCAATCACCGTCGATGAGCAAGTGGCAAAACTGAAGAAAGCATTATTAAAGGACATTCAGCGTTCCGCCTACGTTTACCGTGTCGACTGCGGTGGCTGTAATGGCTGCGAAATTGAGATCTTTGGTACTATCACTCCGGTATTCGACACCGAGAGATTTGGCATTAAAGTGGTCTCTTCGCCCCGTCATGCGGACATTTTGTTGTTTACCGGTGCCGTTACCAGAGCCATGAGAACCCCAGCTATCCGTGCCTATGAATCGGCCCCTGACCCTAAAATTTGTATCTCTTACGGTGCTTGTGGATGCGGTGGGGGTATTTTCCACGACCTCTATTGTGTGTGGGGTGGCAGTGACCAGATTGTCCCCATTGATGTATATATTCCCGGCTGTCCTCCGACGCCTGCCGCCACTATCTATGGTTTTGCCATGGCATTAGGGCTGTTGGATCAAAAACTCAAACTGCCCGACCATACGGAAACCGCTGGTGAGCAATCACTACTGCGCTTCCCTTCGCTGCCGCCTGAGCTAAGAGTCGAGTTGGAACGAGAAGCACGCCGCATGGCGGGTTATCGTCAAGGTGATGACATTGCCCAAACCTTTATGCAGTTACTCACTCAGGATAGCCCTCAGCCCGTTGATGAGCGCATCCACCATTATCTCAAACAGCATGACGACCCGCGTTTAACCGAAATCGTCACTAATTTGCAAAATATCTGTACGCCGTTAATCAATGGGAAATAG
- a CDS encoding formate hydrogenlyase maturation HycH family protein, which produces MNEDKVVFYSLNQKFLDSDEDMPEQAQQVMYYSLAIGHHVGVIDCLKTLMECPTEEYRRWIAQLPEGSEARRKMEGLIKFGEITIDCTHTQLLAKAWSRVTQQLTEEQHLWTNTLMKALHDIEREPAIYLMVRRRN; this is translated from the coding sequence ATGAATGAAGATAAAGTGGTGTTCTACTCTCTCAATCAAAAATTCCTCGATAGTGATGAGGATATGCCAGAACAGGCTCAGCAAGTTATGTATTACTCGCTGGCCATTGGTCATCATGTTGGTGTAATTGATTGCCTGAAAACCCTGATGGAGTGCCCAACAGAGGAATACCGCCGCTGGATTGCTCAATTACCCGAAGGTAGTGAGGCTCGTCGTAAAATGGAAGGGCTAATCAAATTCGGCGAAATCACTATTGATTGTACCCACACCCAACTTCTGGCAAAAGCCTGGTCGCGGGTCACTCAGCAACTGACAGAAGAGCAACACCTCTGGACCAATACTCTGATGAAGGCATTGCACGACATCGAACGAGAGCCCGCTATCTATCTCATGGTCAGGAGGAGAAATTGA
- the hycI gene encoding hydrogenase maturation peptidase HycI — protein sequence MSQQAAHNNVVLTVGNNMMGDDGAGPLLYDMMNEVPISGWLAIDGGSAPENSAHQVRELKPDTLIIVDAADMELDAGEIRIIDAEMIAEMFIMSTHNLPLSFLIDQLKEDIPSVIFIGIQPSIVSFAFPMADEVKVAVKEIYRSLITGQYEQQFITL from the coding sequence ATGTCACAGCAAGCCGCTCATAACAATGTGGTGCTTACCGTCGGCAATAACATGATGGGAGATGACGGCGCAGGCCCACTGCTTTATGACATGATGAATGAAGTACCTATTTCCGGCTGGCTGGCAATTGATGGTGGTTCTGCGCCAGAGAACTCTGCTCATCAGGTTCGGGAACTCAAACCTGATACGTTGATCATCGTTGATGCGGCAGATATGGAGCTGGATGCCGGAGAGATTCGCATTATTGATGCGGAGATGATCGCAGAAATGTTCATTATGAGTACTCATAACTTACCGTTGAGCTTTCTGATTGACCAACTAAAAGAAGATATTCCAAGCGTCATTTTTATTGGTATTCAGCCCTCTATCGTCTCATTCGCCTTTCCTATGGCGGATGAAGTTAAGGTGGCAGTAAAAGAGATATATCGCAGTTTGATCACCGGGCAATACGAGCAACAGTTCATAACGCTCTAA
- a CDS encoding 4Fe-4S dicluster domain-containing protein, which translates to MNRFVIADPKNCIGCRTCEVACAVVHSTDNDVANMSVKSFAPRIKVVRGQTVSTAILCRHCEDAPCAEVCPNGAIVRRNDSIQVIQEKCIGCKTCAIACPYGAMSIVTKSITVPGVVTSQRQKTEALKCDLCEGIAESPTCVRVCPTNALRLVTPESLDAMMKQKQERAALDEAIEIHF; encoded by the coding sequence ATGAACCGGTTCGTTATCGCCGATCCGAAAAACTGCATTGGATGCCGCACTTGTGAAGTTGCCTGCGCGGTAGTTCATAGCACTGATAACGATGTGGCTAATATGTCGGTTAAAAGCTTTGCCCCTCGTATCAAGGTTGTCAGAGGGCAAACCGTAAGTACCGCCATTCTTTGTCGTCATTGTGAAGATGCCCCCTGCGCAGAAGTATGCCCTAACGGCGCAATTGTCAGACGCAACGACAGCATTCAGGTTATTCAGGAAAAATGTATTGGTTGTAAAACCTGTGCTATCGCCTGCCCTTATGGTGCCATGAGCATTGTGACGAAAAGCATCACTGTTCCGGGAGTTGTAACCAGCCAGCGACAAAAAACTGAAGCGCTGAAATGCGACCTCTGTGAAGGAATTGCTGAAAGTCCTACCTGCGTCAGAGTTTGCCCAACCAATGCATTACGTCTGGTCACACCGGAATCGCTTGATGCCATGATGAAGCAGAAACAGGAACGGGCTGCGCTGGATGAAGCCATAGAAATTCATTTTTAG